From Thermodesulfobacteriota bacterium:
CAAAGAGTGTTATTTTTTCAGTTCTATCAGCCATTTTTTCCAGCCTTCTTCATAGCCTTATTCAATTTATATGTAGGTATGATGCTTATACTTTTCTTTTTCCTAAGCTAGATATTACAGGTCAGAGTGCTCCTATGAAAGACACTCTGACCCTCTATTAGCAGGCTACTTGATCTCAATATCAGATCGGTTGCCCTAATCCAGAAGCTTTTAACATGGCCTCATCAGGGCCACGTCCTGCACAGCAATCAGCGAGCTTACCGTCTATCCCCACGGCAGGAACCGACCGGATTCCCAAACTTTTGGCTCGGCTTGCCACGTCCGGGTCTCTCATATCCAGAACGATGACTTCACAGGATGGACAGGTGACTCGATTGATAAGCCTAATCGTCTCCTCACACGCAAGACATCCTGCACTAAAGATCTCAATATTACGTTTGGTACTCATAGTTATTACCTCCTTTTTTCTCATTGACCTGCACGGACAGGGCGTTTTCCGCCCCGTCCACAATAGTCTTTACTATTTACTTCTTAACCATCTCTTTACCGCAGCAGCAGCGCGGTGCTAGATCACCGCCCTTGCCAGGCGCAGCGCCCTTTATCACTGTAATTTCACATCCACAGTTATTATCAGGACATTTGTAAACTTCACCTTCTTTCAGAGCCATTTGATATCACCTCCTTATTTTTTAGGTTTTATCTGTGTTCCCTTCTTGAGTTAGCGGTCCTGTAGGAACACATGCGGGACAGGAGCCACTATCGGTTCTTCGCTTTGGCCATGAGTTCCAGAATGAAGCACCCATTAATAGAGCGATACCTCCGTACATGGCCAAATCGGAAACGAAGACGAACTTGCTAATCATCACAATGATTGCTGCAATGACACCGATAATGAGCGGTTGATAACCACGGCGATTCTTTGCACGATAACCGAGTGATACAACTGCAGGAGTTAGAAATAAAATGGTCAGCGGAAGTAGGTAGGTTGTGTAGTTGACAAACCCGAATCCGAGAGAGCTGAGAAGCCCTGCGTACGCTGGCCAGCAGACCGGACACGTCAGCTTAGGAAGTAGTCCAACGCCAATCCCTGGTAGCACAGTCAGAGTATTGAGCCAACTGCCCTTATCCATGACGGCTGCTCCAGTATCCAATGACGCTGTCTCCTTTGCCCTTAAAAGTGCTGAGGTGACTACTTCTACTGAAGGGGCACCTTGAAATTGTCCGTTTTTAGATAAGTAAATACGGCAGCAGTCCTCTCCAGCGGATGGCGAAGCATCAGCCACATCTTGACCCTCAACCAGGATGGTTGGGGAACCATAGGCACGCACGTGAGCCGGACTCTCAGGAGCGTCACGATCCCATTCCTGCCATTTAAATGGAAGTCCAACTTCGGTGAAGGCGCAAAGCAGTTGAGCTCTACCTCATTCATGTTTGGACAATCAGCGTCGTAAATTAGTTCAACTGTTAGCATCTGTTTTCCTCCTAGTATCCAGCACATCCATTATCGGGCATTCACTCGTTGGACCCTGTCCGCTGCAGAGCGCCACGAGTTTCGTGAGCGCCTTCTTTATTCTCTGGAGTGCTTGAATCTTTTCATCAACGTCTGCAATCTTGACCTCTGCACGTCTCTTAACGTGACCGCAGGTAGTATTCGGATCAACTCGTAAAGAGAGGAGCTCCAAAATTTCTTTGAGGGAGAACCCAAGCTCCTTGGCACGCTTGATGAACTGGATACGTGCGACGGTATCCTGAGGGTACTGTCGGTATCCTGATTCGCGTCGAGGTGGCCTGGGTATCAGTCCTCGTCGCTCGTAATAACGCACTGTTT
This genomic window contains:
- a CDS encoding MerR family DNA-binding protein — translated: MKNSTIGQLAKKAQVNVETVRYYERRGLIPRPPRRESGYRQYPQDTVARIQFIKRAKELGFSLKEILELLSLRVDPNTTCGHVKRRAEVKIADVDEKIQALQRIKKALTKLVALCSGQGPTSECPIMDVLDTRRKTDANS
- a CDS encoding thioredoxin family protein gives rise to the protein MSTKRNIEIFSAGCLACEETIRLINRVTCPSCEVIVLDMRDPDVASRAKSLGIRSVPAVGIDGKLADCCAGRGPDEAMLKASGLGQPI
- a CDS encoding MerC family mercury resistance protein; translation: MDTGAAVMDKGSWLNTLTVLPGIGVGLLPKLTCPVCWPAYAGLLSSLGFGFVNYTTYLLPLTILFLTPAVVSLGYRAKNRRGYQPLIIGVIAAIIVMISKFVFVSDLAMYGGIALLMGASFWNSWPKRRTDSGSCPACVPTGPLTQEGNTDKT